One genomic segment of Lysobacter sp. 5GHs7-4 includes these proteins:
- a CDS encoding pectinesterase family protein: MTGRDASAAIGRRRFLRGALYASVATLAPSVAAREAAEIHAVVGKAAGRYAAPVFGSVQAALDAAPREGLRPFRILIGRGVWREKLVIDKPWIHLIGEDRAGSVLSYDSAAGMRRADGQPWGTWGCASLTVRAADFRAERLSIRNDFDYVGNLRAPRFEAIGPNGAQAVALMLDRGAERSVLHEVDLIGHQDTLFAEAGRSWFRRCRVAGSVDFVFGGGNALFEECTLHSRYRPDKQRQGYVAVPCTPSAQAYGLSFLRCRLTRDAEVPDASVALGRAWRPGRTLPDGKYGDPDAVGAAVYLSCWMDAHIDPLGWDAMAYTARDGSRTMLEPLAARLYEHDSRGPGAARTPQRRRLDRAAVLRHQRERVLGDWLPQA, translated from the coding sequence ATGACCGGTCGCGATGCGTCCGCGGCGATCGGACGTCGCCGCTTCCTGCGAGGCGCGCTCTACGCATCCGTGGCCACGTTGGCGCCCAGCGTCGCGGCGCGCGAGGCTGCGGAGATCCATGCCGTCGTCGGCAAGGCCGCGGGCCGGTACGCGGCGCCGGTGTTCGGCTCGGTGCAGGCGGCGCTGGACGCGGCGCCGCGCGAGGGGCTGCGTCCTTTCCGCATCCTGATCGGGCGCGGCGTCTGGCGCGAGAAGCTGGTGATCGACAAGCCATGGATCCACCTGATCGGCGAGGACCGCGCCGGCAGCGTGCTCAGCTACGACAGCGCCGCCGGCATGAGACGCGCCGACGGCCAGCCCTGGGGCACCTGGGGCTGCGCCAGCCTGACGGTACGCGCGGCCGACTTCCGCGCCGAGCGCCTGAGCATTCGCAACGATTTCGACTATGTCGGCAATCTGCGCGCGCCCAGGTTCGAAGCGATCGGCCCCAACGGCGCGCAGGCGGTGGCGCTGATGTTGGACCGTGGCGCGGAGCGCAGCGTCTTGCACGAAGTCGACCTGATCGGCCATCAGGACACACTGTTCGCCGAGGCCGGACGCAGCTGGTTCCGGCGCTGCCGCGTCGCCGGCAGCGTCGATTTCGTTTTCGGCGGCGGCAACGCCTTGTTCGAGGAATGCACCCTGCATTCGCGCTATCGGCCCGACAAGCAGCGCCAGGGCTATGTCGCGGTCCCGTGCACGCCCAGCGCCCAGGCCTACGGGCTGAGTTTTCTGCGCTGCCGGCTGACCCGCGACGCCGAGGTTCCCGATGCCAGCGTGGCGCTGGGTCGCGCCTGGCGGCCGGGGCGCACGCTTCCCGACGGCAAGTACGGCGATCCCGATGCGGTCGGCGCGGCGGTGTACCTGTCGTGCTGGATGGACGCGCACATCGACCCGCTCGGTTGGGACGCGATGGCCTACACCGCGCGCGACGGCAGCCGGACGATGCTGGAGCCGCTGGCAGCGCGGCTGTACGAACACGACAGCCGCGGCCCAGGCGCGGCGCGCACGCCGCAACGCCGTCGGCTGGATCGCGCGGCGGTGTTGCGCCATCAGCGCGAACGCGTGCTCGGCGACTGGCTGCCGCAAGCATGA
- a CDS encoding TonB-dependent receptor, with protein MQSQRAAKKTPVTVLAGAIALALQMAPAVGFAQQAAATPAAATPQQEQDGSAAPAADSAKDLETVTVTGFRGSLERALDIKRGEVGVVDAIVAEDIADFPDLNLAESLQRIPGVSIARDAGEGRQISVRGLGPDFTRVRINGMEALTTTGGTDSSGGANRGRGFDFNVFASELFNSLKVRKTASAEVEEGSLGATVDLQTARPFDYEGFTFVAGGQVGYNDLSGDTDPRASALISNTWGDGRFGALLSVAYTDRRLVEEGHSTVRWDNGPSSGGFSATSPFAAARGAGVFHPRIPRYGVLEHDQQRLGVTGALQWKVSDRTDVGLDLLYAKFDATRTENFIEAVSFSRTGTGKPQTAVLDGEVDANGNLVYGRFNNVDVRSEARYDELNTKFTQFSFYADHELTDDFKLHAQVGRAKSEFNNPIQTTITLDRQNVQGYSYDYRGNDRLPVIDNGFDVTDPSQWTFVNGVSEIRLRPQFASNTYDTAQLDFAWNLAPSFKLKGGAQFKEYSFESREFRRASELVTPALPAGTTLADLTKRMGLENTRVGSGNDSVWLIPDMDAFNRAFGLYSNTGIFTVSNTVAAVLGNNRSVTERDQGFYLQGDFNTQIGAIPISGNIGVRQVDTKQTSTGYAIVGGVPVQTTVQRSYDDTLPSLNLVADLSPDFLVRFGAAKVMSRPGLGNLTPGVTVNVSGGARTVNGGNPLLEPFRAKTYDLSFEWYFADEALLGLGLFYKDIDTFVQTSRETRPYNTSGLPDSLLAGTGAQPTDDFQFNIPVNTPGGTLQGFELSYQQPFTFLPEGFWQDFGVQLNYTYVDSKIQYVTSTGASSLKTDLLGLSKNAYNATLYYEGERFGARVSASYRDDYLTTVPGRNNNDVEGTKATTTIDMSASWKLNERIELTLEGLNLTDEYNDQWVDSRGDRASVYHHTGRQYFLGIRYKL; from the coding sequence ATGCAATCGCAGCGCGCGGCAAAAAAGACACCGGTTACCGTTCTAGCGGGCGCCATCGCCTTGGCGCTGCAGATGGCGCCGGCGGTCGGGTTCGCGCAACAGGCGGCGGCCACACCCGCCGCCGCCACGCCGCAACAAGAGCAAGACGGCAGCGCCGCCCCGGCCGCCGACAGCGCCAAGGATCTGGAGACGGTCACCGTGACCGGCTTTCGCGGCAGCCTCGAGCGCGCGCTGGACATCAAGCGCGGCGAAGTCGGCGTGGTCGATGCGATCGTCGCCGAGGATATCGCCGACTTCCCCGATCTGAACCTGGCCGAATCGCTGCAGCGCATTCCGGGCGTGTCGATCGCGCGCGATGCCGGCGAGGGTCGGCAGATCTCGGTGCGCGGCCTGGGCCCGGATTTCACCCGCGTGCGCATCAACGGCATGGAGGCGCTGACCACCACCGGCGGCACCGACAGCTCCGGCGGTGCCAACCGCGGCCGCGGCTTCGACTTCAACGTGTTCGCCTCCGAGTTGTTCAACAGCCTCAAGGTGCGCAAGACGGCATCGGCCGAGGTCGAGGAAGGATCGCTGGGCGCGACGGTGGACCTGCAGACCGCGCGCCCGTTCGATTACGAGGGTTTCACCTTCGTCGCCGGCGGCCAGGTCGGTTACAACGATCTGTCCGGCGACACCGACCCGCGCGCGTCGGCGCTGATCAGCAACACCTGGGGCGACGGCCGTTTCGGCGCGCTGCTGTCGGTGGCCTACACCGACCGCCGCCTGGTCGAAGAAGGCCACAGCACGGTGCGCTGGGACAACGGCCCCAGCAGCGGCGGCTTCAGCGCAACCTCGCCGTTCGCCGCCGCGCGCGGTGCCGGCGTGTTCCATCCGCGCATTCCGCGCTATGGCGTGCTCGAACACGACCAGCAGCGCCTGGGCGTGACCGGCGCGCTGCAATGGAAGGTCAGCGACCGCACCGATGTCGGACTGGATCTTCTGTACGCGAAGTTCGACGCCACCCGCACCGAGAACTTCATCGAAGCGGTGTCGTTCAGCCGCACCGGCACGGGCAAGCCGCAGACCGCGGTGCTGGACGGCGAGGTCGACGCCAACGGAAATCTGGTCTACGGGCGATTCAACAACGTCGACGTGCGCTCGGAAGCGCGTTACGACGAACTCAACACCAAGTTCACCCAGTTCAGTTTCTACGCCGATCACGAGCTCACCGACGACTTCAAGCTGCATGCGCAGGTCGGCCGCGCCAAATCGGAGTTCAACAACCCGATCCAGACCACGATCACGCTGGATCGTCAGAACGTGCAGGGCTACAGCTACGATTACCGCGGCAACGACCGCCTGCCGGTGATCGACAACGGTTTCGACGTCACCGATCCGAGCCAGTGGACCTTCGTCAACGGCGTGTCGGAAATCCGCCTGCGTCCGCAGTTCGCCAGCAACACCTACGACACCGCGCAGCTCGATTTCGCCTGGAACCTCGCGCCCTCGTTCAAGCTCAAGGGCGGTGCGCAGTTCAAGGAATACAGCTTCGAGAGCCGCGAGTTCCGCCGCGCTTCGGAACTGGTGACGCCGGCGCTGCCGGCCGGCACCACGCTGGCGGACCTGACCAAACGGATGGGCTTGGAGAACACGCGCGTCGGTTCGGGCAACGATTCGGTCTGGCTGATACCGGACATGGATGCGTTCAATCGCGCGTTCGGCCTGTACAGCAACACCGGCATCTTCACCGTCAGCAACACCGTGGCCGCGGTGCTGGGCAACAACCGCAGCGTCACCGAGCGCGACCAGGGTTTCTACCTGCAGGGTGACTTCAACACCCAGATCGGCGCCATCCCGATCAGCGGCAACATCGGCGTGCGCCAGGTCGACACCAAGCAGACCTCGACCGGTTACGCCATCGTCGGCGGCGTGCCGGTGCAGACCACGGTGCAGCGCAGCTACGACGACACCTTGCCGTCGCTGAATCTGGTCGCCGACCTCAGCCCCGATTTCCTGGTCCGCTTCGGCGCGGCCAAGGTGATGTCGCGGCCGGGCCTGGGCAACCTGACCCCGGGCGTCACCGTCAATGTCAGCGGCGGCGCGCGCACGGTCAACGGCGGCAATCCCTTGCTGGAGCCGTTCCGCGCCAAGACCTACGACCTGAGCTTCGAGTGGTACTTCGCCGATGAGGCGCTGCTGGGCCTGGGCCTGTTCTACAAGGACATCGATACCTTCGTGCAGACCTCGCGCGAAACGCGTCCCTACAACACCTCCGGCCTGCCCGACAGCCTGCTCGCGGGCACCGGCGCGCAACCGACCGACGATTTCCAGTTCAATATTCCCGTCAACACGCCCGGCGGTACGCTCCAGGGTTTCGAGCTCAGCTATCAGCAACCCTTCACCTTCCTGCCCGAGGGCTTCTGGCAGGACTTCGGCGTGCAACTCAACTACACCTACGTCGATTCCAAGATCCAGTATGTGACCTCGACCGGTGCCTCGTCGCTGAAGACCGACCTGCTAGGGCTGTCCAAGAACGCCTACAACGCCACGCTGTATTACGAGGGCGAACGTTTCGGTGCGCGCGTGTCGGCGTCCTACCGCGACGATTATCTGACCACCGTCCCGGGCCGCAACAACAACGACGTCGAAGGCACCAAAGCCACCACTACTATCGACATGTCGGCCTCCTGGAAGCTCAACGAACGCATCGAGCTGACGCTGGAGGGTTTGAACCTCACCGACGAGTACAACGACCAGTGGGTGGACTCGCGCGGCGACCGCGCTTCGGTCTATCACCATACCGGCCGCCAGTACTTCCTCGGCATTCGCTACAAGCTGTGA
- a CDS encoding sugar kinase: MGQRIVCFGELLLRLGAPGHERLLQSPALQVHVGGAEANVAVALSRYGHDAAMVGRVADNTLGAAAVAELRRQGVDTRAVEAAPGRMGLYFLETGAGHRPSSVLYDRADSAFARADADAYDWPALLAGADWLHLSGVTPALGQACADTAIAAARAARSAGVRVSFDGNFRGKLWQAWDGDAAGILRELMAQADWLFADHRDIAVALGYQAEAEHAEARFDAAARAAFAAFPQLRRVASTVRVQHSVDRQSLAALSLDRDGFVARTPVCELSAIVDRIGTGDAFAAGVLHGALVGLDAQDSLQFGWGAACLKHSVPGDFALFDAQDVQAFVAQDGYHVRR; encoded by the coding sequence ATGGGTCAACGCATAGTGTGTTTCGGCGAGCTGCTGCTGCGCCTGGGGGCGCCCGGCCATGAGCGCCTGCTGCAGTCCCCGGCCTTACAGGTCCACGTCGGCGGTGCCGAGGCTAATGTGGCCGTGGCGCTGTCCCGCTACGGCCATGACGCAGCCATGGTCGGCCGCGTCGCCGACAACACGCTGGGCGCCGCGGCCGTGGCCGAACTGCGCCGCCAAGGCGTGGACACCCGTGCCGTCGAGGCCGCGCCCGGCCGCATGGGCTTGTACTTCCTGGAAACCGGCGCCGGCCATCGTCCCAGCAGCGTGCTCTACGATCGCGCCGACTCGGCCTTCGCGCGTGCGGACGCGGATGCCTACGACTGGCCGGCGTTGCTGGCCGGCGCGGACTGGCTGCATCTGTCCGGCGTGACCCCGGCCCTGGGCCAGGCCTGCGCCGACACCGCGATTGCGGCTGCGCGCGCCGCGCGCAGTGCCGGCGTGCGGGTGAGCTTCGACGGCAACTTTCGCGGCAAGCTATGGCAGGCCTGGGATGGCGACGCCGCGGGCATCCTGCGTGAACTGATGGCGCAGGCCGACTGGTTGTTCGCCGACCACCGCGACATCGCGGTCGCGCTGGGCTACCAGGCCGAGGCCGAGCACGCCGAGGCGCGGTTCGACGCCGCCGCGCGCGCGGCGTTCGCGGCCTTCCCGCAGTTGCGGCGCGTGGCCAGCACCGTGCGCGTGCAGCACAGCGTCGACCGCCAATCGCTGGCGGCCTTGTCGCTGGATCGCGACGGCTTCGTCGCGCGCACCCCGGTGTGCGAGCTCAGCGCGATCGTCGACCGCATCGGCACCGGCGACGCCTTCGCCGCCGGCGTGCTGCACGGCGCGCTCGTCGGCCTGGACGCGCAGGACAGCTTGCAGTTCGGTTGGGGCGCGGCCTGCCTCAAGCACTCCGTGCCGGGCGACTTCGCGCTGTTCGACGCGCAGGACGTGCAGGCCTTCGTGGCCCAGGACGGCTATCACGTGCGGCGTTGA
- a CDS encoding radical SAM protein, whose protein sequence is MTTISKTKVALSLDSRILELILLPTEKCNFRCSYCYEDFELGKMPEYVRNGIKNLIRHRADSIKILKLSWFGGEPLLASDVILDIANFAKDVAESNDFVVTGGLTTNGYLLTENTVKRLSQVNHRSYQITLDGDREEHNRTRLRADGRGTFDEIWNNLIRMAEIDESLDVTLRIHVSNSNQDSINRLLNRINDQLAYCGKFRIHFHRISNLGGDGGKSVTELPWSEYKRILNDLSSRTSVQASSEVVLSEEGEICYAAKPNSLLIRSDGRVGKCTVALSDPRNDVGVLAEDGTIQFSNERLRLWFEGFRSFDPDTLGCPLSTLPHLNEHANPFARPIELALVGEH, encoded by the coding sequence ATGACCACTATCTCAAAGACTAAGGTTGCGCTCAGTCTTGACTCTCGCATCCTTGAGCTGATTCTCCTGCCTACAGAAAAGTGCAACTTCCGCTGCAGCTACTGCTATGAAGATTTCGAACTCGGGAAGATGCCGGAATACGTGAGGAACGGAATCAAGAACTTGATAAGACACAGAGCCGACTCTATCAAGATCCTGAAGTTGTCCTGGTTCGGTGGAGAGCCGCTACTCGCCTCAGATGTGATTCTTGATATAGCAAATTTCGCGAAAGACGTTGCCGAATCGAATGATTTCGTCGTAACAGGCGGCTTGACCACCAACGGCTATCTCCTAACGGAGAACACTGTGAAACGCCTATCGCAAGTGAACCATCGCTCATACCAAATCACGCTCGATGGCGACCGGGAAGAACACAACCGCACACGTCTTCGCGCTGACGGCCGGGGAACTTTCGATGAGATTTGGAACAACTTGATTCGCATGGCAGAGATCGATGAGTCGCTCGACGTGACCTTGCGAATTCATGTATCCAACAGCAACCAGGATTCAATCAATCGCCTATTGAATCGAATCAACGATCAGCTGGCCTACTGTGGAAAGTTCCGAATTCATTTTCATCGAATCAGTAACCTCGGCGGCGACGGCGGGAAGAGCGTTACCGAGCTGCCATGGAGCGAGTACAAACGTATTCTCAATGATCTGAGTAGCCGGACTTCTGTACAGGCGAGTTCTGAGGTCGTTCTCTCGGAAGAAGGCGAAATCTGCTACGCGGCAAAACCGAACTCACTCCTCATTCGATCCGATGGGAGAGTAGGCAAGTGTACGGTGGCTCTTTCAGACCCTCGGAATGATGTAGGCGTTTTGGCGGAGGACGGCACGATCCAATTCAGCAACGAGCGGCTCAGGCTATGGTTCGAGGGCTTTCGAAGTTTCGATCCGGACACACTCGGCTGCCCGTTGTCCACACTCCCGCATCTGAACGAGCACGCAAATCCCTTTGCGCGACCGATAGAACTTGCACTCGTAGGGGAGCACTGA
- a CDS encoding endonuclease/exonuclease/phosphatase family protein, with translation MDDQRRRLRLLSANIQAGSSTRRYSDYATRSWSHVLPAGNKRGSLDTIAQLAGEHDIVGLNESDPGSLRSGFTNQTHYLAQRAGFDYWSHQPNRRVGSVASSANGLLSKLEPREVIDHPLPGRVKGRGVLMAHFGDHDDALTVAVAHLSLGAGSRASQLAFIAELLHDHPHAVLMGDFNCSIEQPEMRTLFQRTRLQPPEAALPTFPSWRPQRAIDHILIGDGLRCSSARAVPAAQSDHLALSLELEVPDHALR, from the coding sequence ATGGACGATCAGCGCAGACGCCTGCGCCTGCTCAGCGCAAACATCCAGGCCGGGTCCAGCACGCGCCGTTACAGCGATTACGCGACCCGCAGTTGGTCGCACGTGCTGCCCGCCGGCAACAAGCGCGGTAGCCTCGACACCATCGCCCAGCTGGCCGGCGAGCACGACATCGTCGGCCTCAACGAAAGCGACCCGGGCAGCCTGCGCTCGGGCTTCACCAACCAGACCCACTACCTGGCCCAGCGCGCCGGCTTCGACTACTGGAGCCACCAGCCCAATCGCCGCGTCGGCAGCGTCGCCTCCAGCGCCAACGGCCTGCTCAGCAAGCTCGAACCGCGCGAAGTCATCGACCATCCGCTGCCCGGCCGGGTCAAGGGCCGCGGCGTGCTGATGGCGCACTTCGGCGACCACGACGACGCGCTGACCGTCGCCGTCGCGCACCTGTCCCTGGGCGCGGGTTCGCGCGCCTCGCAGCTGGCCTTCATCGCCGAACTGCTGCACGACCATCCGCACGCGGTGCTGATGGGCGATTTCAACTGCTCGATCGAACAACCGGAAATGCGCACGCTGTTCCAGCGCACCCGCCTGCAACCGCCCGAAGCCGCCCTGCCCACCTTCCCCAGCTGGCGCCCGCAGCGCGCGATCGACCACATCCTGATCGGCGACGGCCTGCGCTGCTCCTCCGCGCGCGCGGTGCCGGCGGCGCAATCCGATCACCTGGCGCTGTCGCTGGAACTCGAAGTGCCGGATCACGCGCTGCGCTGA
- a CDS encoding thiol:disulfide interchange protein DsbA/DsbL, which translates to MTPRLAPSYRYPVLFAALFALAACNQQQETAAPTADVAAPSAEAAPANAVPGQPAQVEAAPEIVPAATATPPSGPAPVVGTDYVEIPGGTPYAPVAGKIEVVEVFGYTCPHCAEFEPLINSWRAKQTADVNFVPVAAPFGGYWMPYAKAFYTAESMGLVSRSHDAMFRAVHLERSMPVNGVKPVDFAEFYAKFGANKQQFESTYASFAIDAKLKRAETFLSRSGVESTPNLVVDGKYRVIGKNFDDMLRIADHLVAQERAARAGGAAAPAAEGAAAPGATPAAPAAQ; encoded by the coding sequence ATGACCCCGCGCCTGGCCCCGTCGTACCGCTACCCCGTCCTGTTCGCCGCGCTGTTCGCGCTGGCCGCCTGCAACCAGCAGCAGGAAACCGCCGCGCCCACGGCCGACGTCGCCGCGCCGTCCGCCGAGGCCGCGCCCGCCAACGCCGTGCCGGGCCAGCCCGCGCAGGTCGAGGCCGCGCCCGAGATCGTGCCCGCCGCCACCGCCACGCCGCCCAGCGGCCCGGCGCCGGTCGTCGGCACCGACTACGTCGAAATCCCGGGCGGCACGCCGTACGCGCCGGTCGCCGGCAAGATCGAAGTCGTCGAAGTGTTCGGCTACACCTGCCCGCACTGCGCCGAGTTCGAACCGCTGATCAATTCCTGGCGCGCCAAGCAGACCGCCGACGTCAACTTCGTGCCGGTCGCCGCGCCGTTCGGCGGCTACTGGATGCCGTACGCCAAGGCCTTCTACACCGCCGAATCGATGGGCCTGGTCTCGCGCAGCCACGACGCCATGTTCCGCGCCGTGCACCTGGAGCGCAGCATGCCGGTCAACGGCGTCAAGCCGGTCGACTTCGCCGAGTTCTACGCCAAGTTCGGCGCCAACAAGCAGCAGTTCGAAAGCACCTACGCCAGCTTCGCGATCGACGCCAAGCTCAAGCGCGCCGAGACCTTCCTCAGCCGCAGCGGCGTGGAGTCCACCCCGAACCTGGTGGTCGACGGCAAGTACCGCGTGATCGGCAAGAACTTCGACGACATGCTGCGCATCGCCGACCACCTGGTCGCGCAGGAACGCGCCGCGCGCGCCGGCGGCGCCGCCGCTCCGGCCGCCGAAGGCGCGGCCGCACCCGGCGCCACCCCGGCGGCTCCGGCCGCGCAGTAA
- a CDS encoding thiol:disulfide interchange protein DsbA/DsbL: MTSRPTSFRLLPTLAALALSALLPLAASAAGKSAAPVLEAGRDYVLIDDGRPYAPVKGKIEVVEVFGYTCPHCAHAQPAIDRWKAKLPKDVSFVPVAAPFGGYWQPYAKAYYTAQSMGLVAKTHDAVFKALHEEQSLPINNASSSEIANFYARYGADAGKFAAAMDSQAIEDKLDSVRAFLTRSGVEGTPTFIVAGKYRVTGGSSLEEVLRITDGLVAQERSRGKSKR; encoded by the coding sequence ATGACCTCACGCCCGACTTCGTTCCGCCTGCTCCCCACGCTCGCCGCCCTGGCCCTGAGCGCCCTGCTGCCGCTGGCCGCCTCGGCCGCCGGCAAGAGCGCCGCCCCCGTCCTGGAAGCCGGCCGCGACTACGTCCTGATCGACGACGGCCGCCCCTACGCGCCGGTGAAGGGCAAGATCGAAGTGGTCGAGGTGTTCGGCTACACCTGCCCGCATTGCGCGCACGCGCAGCCGGCGATCGACCGCTGGAAGGCCAAGCTGCCCAAGGACGTGAGCTTCGTCCCGGTGGCGGCGCCGTTCGGCGGCTACTGGCAGCCCTACGCCAAGGCCTACTACACCGCGCAGTCGATGGGCCTGGTCGCCAAGACCCACGACGCCGTGTTCAAGGCGCTGCACGAAGAGCAGAGCCTGCCGATCAACAACGCCTCGTCCTCGGAGATCGCCAACTTCTACGCGCGCTACGGCGCCGACGCCGGCAAGTTCGCCGCCGCCATGGACAGCCAGGCGATCGAGGACAAGCTCGACAGCGTGCGCGCGTTCTTGACCCGCAGCGGCGTCGAAGGCACCCCGACCTTCATCGTCGCCGGCAAGTACCGCGTGACCGGCGGCAGCAGCCTGGAAGAAGTGCTGCGCATCACCGACGGCCTGGTCGCGCAGGAACGCAGCCGCGGCAAGAGCAAGCGCTGA